Genomic window (Synechococcus sp. LA31):
CCTGGCTGAGCGCCTGCCGCAGCGCTGGTTTCCCGGATGTCGACCAAGCCGAGCTCGACAAGCTGTTCGGTTATCTGCAGTTCTGCCTTGAACAGGTGTGCGCTGATCTCGAAATGGAGAGCCTGCTCCGCGCTCTCGATGGCGAGTACGTGCTGCCTGGTCCTGGCGGCGACCCGATTCGTAACCCTGGCGTGCTGCCCAGCGGCAAAAACTTGCACGCCCTCGATCCACAGGCCATCCCCACCAAAGCCGCCGTTGCTGCGGCCAAGGGCGTGGTTGACAAGCTGATTGAGCGCCAGAAGCAGGAGCAGGGCACCTGGCCCGAAACCATCGCCTGCGTGCTTTGGGGCACTGACAACATCAAGACCTACGGCGAATCCCTGGCACAGATTCTTTGGTTCATCGGCGTCAAGCCGGTGCCTGATTCCCTGGGACGCGTGAACAAGCTGGAGCTGCTCTCTCTCGAGGAGCTCGGTCGTCCTCGCATCGATGTTGTGGTGAACTGCAGCGGAGTGTTCCGTGATCTGTTCATCAACCAGATGGCGCTGATCGATCAAGGCGTGAAGATGGCCGCCGAGGCTGATGAGCCCCTTGAGATGAACTTCGTGCGCAAGCACGCTCAGGAGCAAGCTGAACAGGAAGGCATCTCCTTGCGTGATGCTGCCACCCGCGTGTTTTCCAATGCCAGCGGCAGCTATTCATCGAATGTGAACCTGGCGGTTGAGAACAGCACCTGGGAAGAAGAGAATGAACTGCAGGAGATGTATCTCTCCCGCAAAACCTTCGCCTTCAATGCCGATAACCCCGGCGAAATGAACCAGAAGCGCGATGTGTTCGAATCGGTGATGAAAACCGCCGACGTGACCTTCCAGAACCTGGATTCAGCCGAGATCTCACTCACCGATGTTAGCCATTACTTCGACAGCGACCCCACCAAGCTCATTCAGGGCCTGCGTGATGACGGCAAAGCTCCAACCAGCTACATCGCCGACACCACAACTGCCAACGCGCAGGTGCGCTCACTAAGCGAGACGATCCGCCTGGACTCGCGCACCAAGCTGCTCAACCCCAAGTGGTACGAAGGCATGCTGAACTCGGGCTACGAGGGTGTGCGCGAAGTGGCCAAGCGCCTCAACTTCACCCTGGGTTGGAGCGCCACCAGCGGCGCCGTTGACAACTTTGTCTACGAAGAAGCCAACGACACCTTCATTAATGACCCAGAGATGCGCAAGCGGTTGATGGAGCTGAACCCCCACAGCTTCCGCCGCATCGTGGGCACCCTGCTGGAGGTGAATGGGCGTGGCTACTGGGAGACCTCAGACGAGAACATCCAGCAATTGCAGGAGATCTACCAGGAGATTGAAGACAAGATCGAAGGTGTAGCCAACTAGGCCACCAGCGCATGACATCCGCCAATGCCATGCGCCTTAAGCTGCTGCTGAAGGATGATCGCCTCCTTCAGCAGCAGCTTTCCCAATGCGATAGCGCTGATCAAGTGATAGAAATTGCAGCCAAGTTGCAACTCGACCTGTGCATGCCTGATCTCTTGAGAATGGAGGCACTCATGACTCTCACTCTCAATGACGATCAGCTTGAAGAATGGTATTCAACGCCATACTGGAAGCGGGTCTTGATCAGCCTCGGTGCCATGCCAGAGCGATTCAGCTAACCGAATCAAACCCGAGCGATAACCATTCAACGTCAGACCTTGCCGGCGACGAATCGCAAAGAATTAGATTAACTTTAACGACTCGACGAATCCTCCCAGCACTGCTATACAGCAGTGGTGCAGTGAGCGCAGTGGAGTCAAAGCAGTCACCCGATCAGATGAACCGTCTGGGCGTGCAGCTAGGCAGCCTTCCTTGGCTTGTGCTGGTGACTGGGCTCTGCATCACCGGGCTATGGAGCCATCAGCAGCGCAGTTACCGGCAGCTGGAGCATGAGCGCGTCGAGCGGGATCTGGCAGGGGCGATTAGCCAGGCGTTGACCTCTCGGCTGCAGAGCACGATCGGCGTGCTCGATGCGGTGGTCGGCCTCTTTGATGCCTCTAGTGCAGTGACCAGGGCGGAGTTTCATGAGTTCTACATGGCACTCAACCGACGCGGCGACACCCTCAAAGGCATCCAGGGCATTGGCTACGCGGCTGTGGTGCCCAACAACAACGTGGAAGCTTTTCAGCAGCAGGTGCGGGCTTCAGGGCAACCCGACTTCACGGTGAAGCCAGCGGGAACGCGGGCCCTGACCACGGCCATTCTCTTTCTGCAACCGAACGATTGGCGCAATCAGCGCGCTCTCGGTTTTGACATGTACTCCGAGATCACGCGGCGCGATGCCATGCAGCTGGCAGCCAGCACCGGTGAGCCCACCTTGAGTGGACCGGTACGGCTCTTACAGGAAAACTCGATCCGGCCCCAGGTGGGGGCTCTGATTTATCAGGCCATCTATGGGCAGCCCGATCGAGCGTTTAACTCTGGTCAGGATCGGCGCAATCGCCTCAGGGGCTGGGCTTACTCCCCCTTGCGGATGGACGATCTGATCAACGGGGCGCTGGCGACCATCAACAACCCCGCCCTGATCGGCACCAGTGTGCTCGTGTACGACAGCGACCGCACCAAGCCCAACAATCTCCTCTTTGACAACCTCAACCTGGCGGGAAGCAACAAGCTCACGCATCCCACGTGGCTGGATGTGACGATCGCCAACCGCACCTGGGTGATCGGAATCCAGCTGGATCACCGCAGCCTCAACCCACAAGGCTGGAGCAATGCTCTGCTGCTTCAAGCATTGCTCGGAGCAAGCCTCAGTGTGCTGGCTTCTGTGATAACCCGACAGTTGATTAGCAACCACCAGGCCGTTCGTCTGGCCCTGTCGAAAGAACAAGAAGTGTCCAAAGAACGTGCACTAGCAGGCACAGTTTTTGATAGCAGTCCTCTGGCCATTGTAGTCACCGATCCCAACGGAGTGATCGTTCAGGTGAACCAAGCATTCTGTCAACTCACCGGATATTCCGAACTTGAGGCCCAGGGCAACAAAACAAACCTGCTGCGTTCTGGTCGTCATGACAGCAACTTCTACGAGCAGATGTGGGCTGCAATTTTGAACAAGGGGTATTGGACCGGTGAAATCTGGAACCGTCACCGCAACGGCCAGATCATTAGGCACGAACTCTCCATCACAGCCGTACTGGATCCCCAGAAGAACGTGAGCAATTTCGTGGGCTTACTGCGCGATGTGAGTGAGCGCTACGCCCAACAAGAACAGATGCGCTTCCTGGCTACACACGACCAGCTCACGGGCCTAGCCAACCGCACTCTGTTGATTGAGGAGCTCACGAGGAGCCTGGCCCTGGCCCGACGCCAGCGGCATGGCGTTGGCCTTCTATTCCTCGATCTCAACAACTTCAAACCCGTGAATGATCGCTATGGCCACAGCACCGGTGATGCGCTCCTCACCGCGGTAGGCCAGCGGCTGCTCAGCAGTGTGCGGGAAAGCGACACGCTCTGCCGTCAAGGTGGTGATGAATTTGTGCTGTTGGTTCCCGATGCACCAGAACTCAAGCAACTTGTGGCCATGGCTCACAAGCTGGTACAACTGCTGGAGCAACCCTTCAACGAACTAGCTAATGGCGCAGGCAGCATTCAGGTGAGCGCCAGCATCGGAGTTGCCCGCTGGCCCGATCATGCCCATGACGCCGATAGTTTGATTGAGGCTGCCGATACTGCGATGTACCAGGCGAAACACCAAGGCGGGGACGCCATCGCCACAGCAAGCAGCAACGCAACCCTTTAGTGAGATCCGCGCCACAGAGCATCCGCCATGCGCGCCACCTGCACGATCGGAGCCCCGTCGTGAACGCGCACAACATCGACCCCGGCTGAGACGCACTGGGCCACCACAGCGGCCGTGCCCCACAGCCGTGCCTTGGCGCGCGCTTCATTGAGCACAGCCCCGATGAAGCGCTTACGTGACGGCCCCACCAACAGGGGGATCCCCTCCGAGCGCAAACGGGGCAAACCGCGCAACAAGGCGATGTTTTGCTCCGTGCTCTTGGCGAAGCCCAAACCTGGATCCCAGATCAACTGCTCACGCCGAATCCCAGCGGACAAGGCTCGCTCACTCGCTCGCTGCAATTCCGTGAGCACACCATCCACAACGCCGTGTGCGCCGTAATCGGTGAGCGCGTCCATGGTCTGGCTGTCGCCGCGCGAATGCATCAGCACATAGGGACAGCCGGCGGCGGCCACGAGCGGCAACATCGCCGGGTCCTGACGTCCGCCGCTCACGTCATTGATCCAATCAGCACCGGCCTCGAGGGCTGCTTCCGCCACCGGAGCGCGAAAGGTGTCCACAGAGATCAGCGGCCGTTGCTCAAGATCAGCAAAAGCTTCACGGATTAACTGAAGCGCCGGCAACAGCCTTGCCACTTCCGCATCCGCGCCAACATCCTCAGCGCCGGGGCGTGTGCTCTGGGCACCCAAATCGAGAAGATCCACCCCCTGAGCCACCAGCATCCGTGCCTGGGCCAGGGCGCGCTCGGGCCGATCGAAGCGGCCACCATCACTGAAGGAATCGGGGGTGAGGTTGATCACCCCCATCACATGGGTGCGCTGACCCCAGCGCAGCTGCATCAGGCGGCCACCGGCACCTGGTAGTTGGCGATGCGGGCGAAGCCCTCAGGATCAAGCGAAGCCCCACCCACCAACACGCCATCAATGTCGCTCTGGGCCATCAGCTGATCGATCGTGGCGGGGTTCACCGAACCGCCGTACTGGATCACCACCTCGGGATATCCCACCCACTCGCGGATCAGGCCGCAGATGCGGTTGGCTTCGGCGGCCTCACAGGTTTTGCCGGTGCCGATCGCCCAGATCGGCTCATAGGCCACGATCAGCCGAGCCGGATCGAGGCCATCCACCCCTTGCTCCACCTGACGGCGGATCACGCGCTCGGCTTCACCGGCCTCGCGCTGGGAATCGCTCTCACCCACGCAAAGAATCGGGATGATGCCGTGCTTCTGGGCACTGCGGGCCCGCAAGTTGATCTGCTCGTCAGTCTCGCTGTAGTACTTGCGCGGCTCGCTGTGCCCCACGATTGCGTGGCTGACGCCGTGCTCCAGCAGCATCGGGGCGGAGACCATACCGGTGAAGGCACCCTTCTCCTGCCAGTGAATGTTCTGGGCAGCGATGTGGATGCCCGTGCCCGTCAAGCCAGTGCTCAAGGTGGGGATCGCCGTAAACGGAGGCGC
Coding sequences:
- a CDS encoding CHASE domain-containing protein; the protein is MNRLGVQLGSLPWLVLVTGLCITGLWSHQQRSYRQLEHERVERDLAGAISQALTSRLQSTIGVLDAVVGLFDASSAVTRAEFHEFYMALNRRGDTLKGIQGIGYAAVVPNNNVEAFQQQVRASGQPDFTVKPAGTRALTTAILFLQPNDWRNQRALGFDMYSEITRRDAMQLAASTGEPTLSGPVRLLQENSIRPQVGALIYQAIYGQPDRAFNSGQDRRNRLRGWAYSPLRMDDLINGALATINNPALIGTSVLVYDSDRTKPNNLLFDNLNLAGSNKLTHPTWLDVTIANRTWVIGIQLDHRSLNPQGWSNALLLQALLGASLSVLASVITRQLISNHQAVRLALSKEQEVSKERALAGTVFDSSPLAIVVTDPNGVIVQVNQAFCQLTGYSELEAQGNKTNLLRSGRHDSNFYEQMWAAILNKGYWTGEIWNRHRNGQIIRHELSITAVLDPQKNVSNFVGLLRDVSERYAQQEQMRFLATHDQLTGLANRTLLIEELTRSLALARRQRHGVGLLFLDLNNFKPVNDRYGHSTGDALLTAVGQRLLSSVRESDTLCRQGGDEFVLLVPDAPELKQLVAMAHKLVQLLEQPFNELANGAGSIQVSASIGVARWPDHAHDADSLIEAADTAMYQAKHQGGDAIATASSNATL
- the tpiA gene encoding triose-phosphate isomerase, with translation MTCAEAQAFADAFKPLVANLPADREVVLAPPFTAIPTLSTGLTGTGIHIAAQNIHWQEKGAFTGMVSAPMLLEHGVSHAIVGHSEPRKYYSETDEQINLRARSAQKHGIIPILCVGESDSQREAGEAERVIRRQVEQGVDGLDPARLIVAYEPIWAIGTGKTCEAAEANRICGLIREWVGYPEVVIQYGGSVNPATIDQLMAQSDIDGVLVGGASLDPEGFARIANYQVPVAA
- the folP gene encoding dihydropteroate synthase, with product MQLRWGQRTHVMGVINLTPDSFSDGGRFDRPERALAQARMLVAQGVDLLDLGAQSTRPGAEDVGADAEVARLLPALQLIREAFADLEQRPLISVDTFRAPVAEAALEAGADWINDVSGGRQDPAMLPLVAAAGCPYVLMHSRGDSQTMDALTDYGAHGVVDGVLTELQRASERALSAGIRREQLIWDPGLGFAKSTEQNIALLRGLPRLRSEGIPLLVGPSRKRFIGAVLNEARAKARLWGTAAVVAQCVSAGVDVVRVHDGAPIVQVARMADALWRGSH